One window of the Oncorhynchus gorbuscha isolate QuinsamMale2020 ecotype Even-year linkage group LG17, OgorEven_v1.0, whole genome shotgun sequence genome contains the following:
- the znf593 gene encoding zinc finger protein 593 produces the protein MGKSKQIGNHNSTRKKSIGKTWKTKNYTKHLDQIHADMKPSAAAKLLKQEVDYDVTGSAQHYCLHCARYFVDVQALKEHFKTKVHKKRIKRLKDEPYTQAEADRAAGMGSYIPHKTVEVKTQDVEEKMD, from the exons ATGGGGAAATCCAAACAGATCGGAAACCACAACAGTACCAGGAAGAAGAGTATTGGCAAGACATGGAAGACAAAGAATTATACGAAGCACTTGGACCAAATCCATGCAGACATGAAGCCCTCAGCTGCAGCCAAGTTGCTCAAACAGGAGGTGGACTATGATGTCACTGGTAGTGCCCAGCACTACTGTTTACATTGCGC ACGATATTTTGTTGACGTGCAAGCCCTGAAGGAGCACTTTAAAACCAAAGTGCACAAGAAACG GATTAAGCGGTTGAAGGATGAACCCTACACTCAGGCAGAAGCAGATAGAGCTGCAGGTATGGGTTCTTATATACCTCACAAAACCGTAGAGGTGAAAACACAAGATGTGGAAGAGAAGATGGACTGA